The Cohnella abietis genome has a segment encoding these proteins:
- a CDS encoding DUF3243 domain-containing protein → MSEYNHVVDKDGDVDPSKVESAISRMNSGERERILSNFDDFKGYLSKRIKLAESIGLGEEQIAVIAQKVADYLSSHEDARNSEEKLLQELWRVGTEEERHKLAHMLVRLAQQGQRH, encoded by the coding sequence ATGTCCGAATACAATCATGTTGTAGACAAAGACGGTGATGTTGATCCGAGCAAGGTGGAGAGCGCGATCTCCAGAATGAATTCCGGTGAAAGGGAGCGCATTCTCAGTAATTTTGATGATTTCAAAGGTTATTTGAGTAAAAGGATTAAATTGGCCGAGAGCATAGGTCTGGGCGAAGAGCAAATTGCTGTAATTGCACAGAAGGTGGCAGATTACCTGTCCAGCCATGAAGATGCACGTAATAGTGAAGAGAAGCTGCTTCAGGAGCTTTGGAGAGTGGGTACGGAAGAAGAGCGCCATAAGCTGGCTCATATGCTCGTTCGATTGGCTCAGCAGGGCCAAAGACACTAA
- a CDS encoding response regulator, which yields MAKFMIVDDSAVMRKNIRSILEGAGHEVVAEAADGREVLVSYVTAKPDIVTMDISMGNVSGIEALESLLKSYPTAKVVMVSAIGHKQQVLDAIKLGAKSYVVKPIERARFLDIVNKVAEQV from the coding sequence ATGGCAAAATTTATGATCGTGGATGACTCGGCCGTTATGCGGAAGAACATTCGCTCTATATTGGAAGGCGCTGGACATGAAGTCGTAGCGGAGGCAGCAGACGGACGAGAGGTACTGGTCAGCTATGTCACCGCAAAGCCTGACATTGTCACAATGGATATAAGTATGGGGAATGTAAGCGGGATTGAGGCGCTAGAATCGCTACTGAAATCCTATCCAACGGCGAAGGTAGTTATGGTAAGTGCCATCGGGCATAAGCAACAGGTACTTGATGCCATCAAGCTAGGTGCCAAGTCGTATGTGGTTAAGCCAATCGAAAGAGCCCGCTTTCTGGATATCGTTAATAAGGTTGCTGAGCAGGTGTGA
- a CDS encoding chemotaxis protein CheX, which produces MKQKQASFFSELKRSAEQNILKLGIPAKKTFRVPDREKNLDDYTSFVQVSGAIQGGVIFTVESGLALALAQSYILDPVTPEEAKSYAVEVVAELSNVICGNALTDKAPHPIYLGNPLLFVAQQAEIRTRSAKPLTQYFNTDNGSFQIMFIPMEQESELATIMNTKSE; this is translated from the coding sequence ATGAAGCAAAAGCAAGCTAGTTTTTTCTCAGAGCTAAAGCGATCGGCGGAGCAGAATATATTGAAGCTAGGCATTCCGGCTAAAAAGACTTTTAGGGTACCAGACCGTGAAAAGAATTTAGATGATTATACGTCCTTCGTGCAGGTAAGTGGAGCGATTCAAGGTGGAGTTATCTTTACTGTTGAATCGGGGCTGGCTCTTGCTTTAGCTCAGAGTTACATTCTTGATCCAGTCACGCCGGAGGAAGCAAAATCTTACGCGGTAGAGGTTGTGGCAGAGCTTTCCAATGTGATTTGTGGAAATGCACTTACCGACAAGGCTCCGCATCCTATTTATTTGGGTAATCCTCTTCTATTTGTCGCACAGCAAGCCGAAATCCGTACGAGGTCGGCTAAGCCATTGACGCAATATTTTAATACGGATAACGGTTCTTTCCAAATCATGTTTATTCCGATGGAACAAGAATCAGAGCTAGCAACGATAATGAATACTAAGTCTGAGTAG